The Platichthys flesus chromosome 5, fPlaFle2.1, whole genome shotgun sequence genome contains the following window.
TTCCGGGCCTTGAAGGCGATCTGGTACGTGGCACAATTTGGGGTCTTGAACCAAGACTCCAGGTAAGTGGTCAGATACTTCACCATGTCATCCTGAAAGGCCTTACACGTCCCAGTCACCTGGATGAGATCAACACAATGACCACACACTATCAACCAGGTAACCTGGATTTGTTTTATGAAAGGCTGCATCTCAATGAAATGAACAAGAGGCGTACAAATTAAGATGCTCCAATATCATAACATCTTtctatattgtgtgtgtttaatgaaaaCTATGATTTTATCTTCTCACTGGTAGCATCCTTAGAATCACTCTGGACTTTTTCTTCTTGGTGGTGTGGAGATCAGACAGGATGTGATGAACCAACTTGTCAGATTCTAGGAGAgagcaaaataaacattaaagtcACATTACATATTAAACCTAAAGCCCTGACTGTTGTTTCAGTTGAGCTTTTACCCAGATTCTGAGTTCTGATGAAGATGACATTGTTTGCTCCGCTCTCCATGGCCTGGAAGCGCCTCTGCTGTTTGGCTCCAGATGCTTTCAGCTGTGCCACTTCCTTCTTCAGTGCGACTTCcacatcttcctcctcagcctcgtcttcactgctgctcccagtgttctcctgctgctcaaACACCAGAATAGGAACATAATAAACTACGGCTGGGGTATTAaacatcaataattatcacaatataattttcatcaaagGCAGTAAACAATGATCCAATAATTATTGACCACGCATTATGCAAGCAGGGTGAGGAGGTATAATACATAATTGATCAATGTCAAATTAGTAAAATGTTGCTGATAAGGAAGAGTTCCATACAATAACCGTCAATCGGAACATTAAAAagcatttaaactttaaaaatagtGACATTTTACGTGACAAATATAATTCTTcggaaaaggaaaatgtatctTGGTATAATTTTTGGCCTCATTAACTTAACATTTCCTTAATAAACTTTCTTTATCCGCTTTATAAACCGTTTTGTTTTATGCATGAggtataaagaaaaacacaaacagagaaagttAGGCAAGACATAACAATTCTGATCCAATCTGCCAATCCTCACATATGAAACATTGAAATATATCCTAATAAATTGTTGTTTCAGGTGTTCATCACATCTGTATTGTGACATTTAAGTGTATTAGTGACTTATGGGACAAAgtaaaagttataaaaacaatgtaaaaagTTTAGATTGTCTTTCCAAGCAGAACATCCCTCTGCAATAAAGCCTTTCTCCCTGCACATCCACATTCACACCAACCCCTCCAGTCGCACGGTGCAGATCACCTGCTCACAGAAACCCAACCATCAGATCCATGTCCCCcgtgtttctccctctctcaccttctcGGGTCCGAACAGCTCCTCCGCGTACTCGCTGAGCAAGTTGAAGGCCTCCGCGGTGCACTTCCTCTCGTTCATGTTGCAAGTGATGAGGATGCCCTCCATGCCCACCTCCAGCTCCCGGGAGCCCTTCCATCGCTTGCCGTGGTGGCCGTACCGCTTCCTGCTCCGTTTCACCGCGGCGGACATGTTCTGGACTGCGGGGTTTCTGTCTACCACTGGCGGCTCCACCTCCCTCTTGTTTGGGGTTCGCCTCCGTTAGCCGTTAGCCGCTAGCTAAAAACAGCTGAAGCTAACACGCGCGTTTTGGAGGAGGGTTTTGTTTGTTCACGCTGCGGCGGCCACAACGTCAAGAGTCATGGGAAGTTACTGGTTTAGACTGGACACACGTTACTGTTTAAACTGGGCCGGCTTCACGTTTCAAGTCATACTTGTTTGATTCCGTCACAACATTCATTGATAGCACGTTTTTCTGTCACGAAGTACAGCGAGCGAGGAGGGACAAAACACTTCCGGCATTGTAGCGAAGCTCAAATTACCGCTATGTCgtagtttttcttcttctatggtGTTTTATAGGCAGATGGCAACCAGCTTAGAGGCGCATTACCGCCACCAGCTGGACTGGAGAGAATGGCCAACAAGATAatcaacattttacaaatcgGAGGCAGATCAATGATGTGTTGtatctcctcactgtgcttacacAATGAATAAGCTTTGTACCTATATATACAGATAActtgttaaaatgtgttgtgaTCAATATTGATGTAGTTTTATTGCACAACCCTTATGTGTTGTTCTATATGAAATGAAGTGAACAGactgaaaatgtattgtttttatttaatttggcaTAAACACAACTCTATTAGTATCATTATCAAACATTTAACTTCATCTTCATGTGAAATGAccattattaatataacttactGTCCATTCATACATGatgaatacaaaatacaaatacaggTATTAAAAATTAAACCAGCTCAATTTACAATGTAGAAGATAAAAACAaccaattttcttttttgcattcATGATATTTGGGACATGATCAATACTCAAAAATGAAACTTAAGCATTTAAAGCAATAAATTAGAAAAAGGCATCGATATGACTCCTGTAGCGTATTTCATGAAGGGAAAAACCCTGATAGAACAGATCTATAGGTTGGTGGATAAAAACAATAGGaccgatatgagcctttcacagaaaTATTGTTAACAGTGTTAATGTTTGCTGACATCAAaatttcattttacagaataaacattgTATAAAGGCTGTGCATTCATGTGCGtataaaaaagttaattttcttaattcaagctCTAAGGACATCTGAAGGaatcattttcatgattttataATTATCAATTAATATATATGATCAATATATCGGCATTAGAAAGTTTTACTCCATAATAGCAGCGATAGCATCAGCCCTCAAAAATCTTCATCTGAGGCTTTAGTGTAATATATTATGTCCATTATCTCCAATGCTACTGTATCTGTAAGAGGTTTTGTGAGGAAGTTAAAGAGGTGACACAGAAACTAGTTATTCAGGAATCATCTCTGTGCGAATggataattatatattatttataaaatgtgtcAGTATGACTAGTATGAAGGAGCACGTGCGGCTGCTTCTCCAACACATTAATAGCTTTTTCTTATGGTTGCGCTCTGCTGTGGTGGACGGTTCAGAGTGGAGCAGAGTGAAACAGAGGCCCTGGCAGCAGGAGAGGCCACTGAACTCCTGCTCATCAGAGACGACTCCCATTTGAAGAACTCACATCCCTTCCGGACCCGGCCCCCGCTGCCCGAGCGGCGGACCTGACAGCAGTAAAACCCTCGGCCGTGGTTTGGACCCCCGTTGGACACGAGCTGCCGCTTGGCGCGGCGGCCGCACCCACACAGTGGAGATGTGATCTGCTGTCCTTTTTTAAGTGTCACGGACATTGAGGAGCGGTTGATAGAAGATGAGTTTGTGTTGGCTGATAAAGAGGAGAGGACGTTTTTGGGGGTGAACAGCGAACTACAGGATGAAGGATGTGATGCTGCAGCCTGTTGTACCAGGTCAGTGAAGATGCTGAAAGAGGTCCTGGGTGTTTTGTGATTTCTGTTTTGCATGATGACTTGTTTCGGTTTGACAAATGAGGCGTTAGGTGTGGAGGTCTTTCCTGGGACGAGAGCTTTGTGCCTGAGTAAAGACggagtgtttgttttgtttggggcTTTGTCCAAATTCTTTTGGAACAGTACAGAGTTGAGTTGAGCCAACTTGTTTTTGGAAAACCAACTAACAGTCTCCGGCACAGCAAAACATGTATCTGGCCCTGAGATCACCGAGTGCTGCCTCGTCACATTTAACTGATCCACTCTCGTGTTCTTTGCAGAAACAAACGTTGTGGATGAGTGAGTTGTTCTAGAGGAGTTTTCAGCACTTGTATTGTCCCTTGATGTGACCTGACCCTCTTTTAAATCTGATGTATTCTCAGATTCTTCCGACTCATAACATCCACTATCATAATCTGAGACACGTTCTCCATCAGTTTCATCATCCGCCTCAAACACAACATCGTCATATGAaccccacctctcctctgtttccactGAAAGCTCTCcaccctcctcgtcctccacagGTGCCACAGCTCCTCCGCTTTTGAAAGGCTGGTCTGTGTGAGGTAGGT
Protein-coding sequences here:
- the thumpd1 gene encoding THUMP domain-containing protein 1 isoform X1 translates to MSAAVKRSRKRYGHHGKRWKGSRELEVGMEGILITCNMNERKCTAEAFNLLSEYAEELFGPEKQENTGSSSEDEAEEEDVEVALKKEVAQLKASGAKQQRRFQAMESGANNVIFIRTQNLESDKLVHHILSDLHTTKKKKSRVILRMLPVTGTCKAFQDDMVKYLTTYLESWFKTPNCATYQIAFKARNSSHNKRDEIIKSIAELVGKLNPSNKVDLTNPELTIIVEVIKTVCCISVVKDYSRFRKYNVQEVLKEEAPNPDAAAEKTATDQPEQKEEKPTNQEENKGEEENGKKVSQENEEVKKNEEVKKNEEVKKNEEVKKDPKDE
- the thumpd1 gene encoding THUMP domain-containing protein 1 isoform X2, translating into MSAAVKRSRKRYGHHGKRWKGSRELEVGMEGILITCNMNERKCTAEAFNLLSEYAEELFGPEKQENTGSSSEDEAEEEDVEVALKKEVAQLKASGAKQQRRFQAMESGANNVIFIRTQNLESDKLVHHILSDLHTTKKKKSRVILRMLPVTGTCKAFQDDMVKYLTTYLESWFKTPNCATYQIAFKARNSSHNKRDEIIKSIAELVGKLNPSNKVDLTNPELTIIVEVIKTVCCISVVKDYSRFRKYNVQEVLKEEAPNPDAAAEKTATDQPEQKEEKPTNQEENKGEEENGKKVSQENEEVKKNEEVKKDPKDE